Proteins encoded together in one Streptomyces umbrinus window:
- a CDS encoding DUF4331 domain-containing protein: MTPFTSGFVGRRSLATLVCGALATGGLAAVGVTALGPGTASASSHREAPLISGQPQFDNTDVYAFVSPDHPDTTTLVANWIPFEEPAGGPNFFTFAEDAQYDLHIDNNGDAQGEFVFRYTFKTHVKNDKTFLYNTGPVESLDDPDLNITQTYDIDLLQLKDQYVVKKTKYADDVPVAPSNVGQASMPDYAKLREQAVHELPGGAKTFAGQADDPFFLDLRVFDLLYGGNLSEVGNDTLKEYNVNSVALQVPTDMIQESADQPIVGIWSTTQRKSASGKYRQVSRLGMPLVNEVVNPIKDKDKFNASSPWNDGDFLENVTNPELPKLIEAIYKIPAPKEPRNDLVDVFLKGVEGLNQPPHVRASEMLRLNTSIKPAAKEKRLGVLDGDNAGFPNGRRLGDDVLDIALQVVEGELVGAKNDLGDAVDKNDQKFEKAFPYVALPTSGSRGPLAKGTTGTNDVRNQLGDALQPAGTTGGVAGMDDTTLIAVSAASGAAGFLLIGTGLLWWRGRRRSY; this comes from the coding sequence ATGACACCTTTCACCAGCGGGTTCGTGGGACGCAGGAGCCTCGCGACCCTTGTCTGCGGTGCGTTGGCCACCGGCGGGCTCGCGGCCGTCGGCGTGACCGCGCTCGGACCGGGGACGGCGAGCGCGTCCAGCCACCGGGAGGCTCCGCTCATCTCGGGGCAGCCGCAGTTCGACAACACGGACGTGTACGCGTTCGTCAGCCCCGACCATCCGGACACCACGACGCTCGTCGCGAACTGGATCCCGTTCGAGGAACCGGCGGGCGGGCCGAACTTCTTCACCTTCGCCGAGGACGCCCAGTACGACCTGCACATCGACAACAACGGTGACGCGCAGGGCGAGTTCGTCTTCCGCTACACGTTCAAGACGCACGTCAAGAACGACAAGACGTTCCTGTACAACACGGGCCCGGTCGAGAGCCTCGACGACCCGGACCTCAACATCACGCAGACCTACGACATCGATCTGCTGCAGCTCAAGGACCAGTACGTGGTCAAGAAGACGAAGTACGCGGACGACGTGCCGGTCGCCCCGTCGAACGTCGGCCAGGCGTCCATGCCGGACTACGCCAAGCTCCGCGAGCAGGCCGTCCACGAACTCCCGGGCGGAGCGAAGACGTTCGCCGGTCAGGCGGACGACCCGTTCTTCCTGGACCTGCGCGTCTTCGACCTGCTGTACGGCGGGAACCTGTCCGAGGTCGGCAATGACACGCTGAAGGAGTACAACGTCAACTCCGTTGCCCTGCAGGTGCCGACCGACATGATCCAGGAGTCGGCCGACCAGCCGATCGTGGGCATCTGGTCGACGACGCAGCGCAAGAGCGCGAGCGGCAAGTACCGGCAGGTCTCGCGCCTCGGCATGCCGCTGGTGAACGAGGTCGTCAACCCGATCAAGGACAAGGACAAGTTCAACGCGTCCTCGCCCTGGAACGACGGCGACTTCCTGGAGAACGTCACCAACCCCGAACTGCCCAAGCTCATCGAGGCGATCTACAAGATCCCCGCGCCGAAGGAGCCCAGGAACGACCTGGTCGACGTCTTCCTCAAGGGCGTCGAGGGCCTCAACCAGCCCCCGCACGTGCGTGCTTCGGAGATGCTGCGCCTGAACACCTCGATCAAGCCGGCGGCCAAGGAGAAGCGGCTCGGCGTGCTGGACGGCGACAACGCGGGCTTCCCGAACGGACGCCGCCTCGGCGACGACGTGCTGGACATCGCGCTGCAGGTCGTCGAGGGCGAACTCGTCGGTGCAAAGAACGACTTGGGTGACGCGGTCGACAAGAACGACCAGAAGTTCGAGAAGGCGTTCCCGTACGTCGCGCTGCCGACCTCCGGTTCGCGCGGTCCGCTCGCCAAGGGCACCACGGGCACGAACGACGTCCGCAACCAGCTCGGTGACGCCCTGCAGCCCGCGGGCACCACGGGCGGTGTGGCCGGTATGGACGACACCACGCTGATCGCCGTCTCGGCGGCGTCGGGCGCGGCCGGGTTCCTGCTCATCGGCACGGGTCTCCTGTGGTGGCGTGGCCGCCGCCGGTCCTACTGA
- a CDS encoding tetratricopeptide repeat protein yields the protein MAPGTNEDAHEKDRADVTPPPEGEDRPDRTDRPKESPESPRARMLRLGACAVAIAVAMTAGAVVLGNKDDDGVRTVASAPGVAPELLGTGSLASSISALQTHLKAQPKDYGGWSTLGVAYIEQARTNGDPSRYPQAERALDRSLKLKPDNDPALAGRSALAAARHDFPDALRYADKALDENAYNERALSTRIDALVELGRYKEASKAADQADARRPGIPVFTRYAYVRELRGDVTTTRRVLKQALSSASTPGDIAYVATALGQLAWREGEYRTALTYFEQALRADKVYLPALEGRARAQAANGDSKSAITGMEDVVARFPLPGPLVVLGELYEARGGEQDKAKARAQYALVNAWTALARANGVNADLDTALAAADHGDRKAALRAARAEWERRETVHTADALAWALHVNGRDEEALPYARRATATGYRDATFLYHRGMIEQATGNKKVARGSLSAALKLNPGFSPVGAKLAEKTLTALGGAE from the coding sequence ATGGCCCCGGGTACGAACGAGGACGCGCACGAGAAGGATCGCGCGGACGTGACCCCGCCGCCCGAGGGCGAGGACAGGCCCGACCGGACCGACCGGCCGAAGGAGAGTCCGGAGTCCCCGCGGGCGCGGATGCTGCGGCTCGGCGCGTGCGCCGTCGCCATTGCCGTCGCGATGACCGCGGGAGCCGTGGTTCTGGGCAACAAGGACGACGACGGCGTGCGTACGGTGGCGTCCGCGCCCGGTGTCGCTCCCGAACTGCTGGGCACCGGCAGCCTCGCCTCCAGCATCTCCGCACTGCAGACCCACCTCAAGGCACAACCCAAGGACTACGGCGGCTGGTCCACTCTGGGCGTCGCCTACATCGAGCAGGCACGCACGAACGGCGACCCGTCCCGCTATCCGCAGGCGGAGCGCGCGCTGGACCGGTCGCTGAAGCTGAAGCCGGACAACGACCCGGCACTCGCGGGCCGTTCGGCGCTGGCCGCGGCCCGGCACGACTTCCCCGACGCACTGCGGTACGCGGACAAGGCGCTGGACGAGAACGCGTACAACGAACGGGCGCTGTCGACCCGCATCGACGCCCTGGTCGAACTCGGCCGCTACAAGGAGGCGTCCAAGGCCGCCGACCAGGCCGACGCCCGCCGCCCCGGCATCCCGGTCTTCACCCGCTACGCCTACGTACGGGAGCTGCGCGGCGACGTCACCACGACGCGGCGCGTCCTGAAGCAGGCGCTCTCCAGTGCCTCCACCCCCGGCGACATCGCGTACGTGGCGACGGCGCTCGGCCAACTCGCCTGGCGCGAGGGCGAGTACAGGACGGCACTGACGTACTTCGAGCAGGCCCTGCGGGCCGACAAGGTGTACCTCCCGGCGTTGGAGGGCCGTGCCAGGGCGCAGGCCGCGAACGGCGACAGCAAGTCGGCGATCACCGGCATGGAGGACGTCGTGGCCCGCTTCCCGCTGCCCGGCCCGCTGGTCGTGCTCGGCGAGCTGTACGAGGCCCGTGGCGGCGAACAGGACAAGGCGAAGGCCCGTGCCCAGTACGCCCTGGTGAACGCCTGGACCGCGCTGGCCCGGGCGAACGGCGTCAACGCCGACCTCGACACGGCCCTCGCGGCGGCGGATCACGGCGACCGCAAGGCCGCCCTGCGCGCCGCCCGCGCCGAGTGGGAACGCCGGGAGACCGTCCACACCGCGGACGCGCTCGCCTGGGCCCTGCACGTCAACGGCCGTGACGAGGAGGCCCTCCCCTACGCCCGGCGCGCCACGGCCACCGGCTACCGCGACGCGACGTTCCTCTACCACCGCGGCATGATCGAACAGGCCACGGGCAACAAGAAGGTGGCCCGCGGCAGCCTTTCGGCGGCGCTGAAGCTCAACCCGGGCTTCTCACCGGTGGGCGCGAAGCTGGCCGAGAAGACCCTGACGGCACTGGGCGGTGCCGAGTGA
- a CDS encoding anti-sigma factor: MTSLFRRSDLHSLAAPYALDALEPHEHKRFEKHLRRCDRCAAEVRALREDAVRLAWSTAAPAPAAMRDRVLMAVRTTPQEPAAFARPPARAITDRYEERAPSRARRSGFSPFLIPLASTTAAAALVVAALFGMQAARTQDQLAQERAQAREIAHVLAAPDARASAGRDANGQGMSVVASASQRTAVVTAAGLGTPSNGRVHQLWLMRPEEKPRSLGLLDGDTPLIATGLNTNATSLAVTVEPSGGSAQPTTAPVVQLALESVGFGE, encoded by the coding sequence ATGACCAGCCTCTTCCGGCGGAGTGATCTGCACTCCCTGGCCGCCCCCTACGCCCTGGACGCCCTGGAACCCCATGAGCACAAGCGTTTCGAGAAACACCTGAGGCGCTGTGACAGGTGCGCCGCCGAGGTGCGCGCGCTGCGCGAGGACGCGGTCCGCCTCGCCTGGTCCACGGCCGCCCCGGCGCCGGCCGCGATGCGGGACCGGGTCCTCATGGCTGTACGGACGACTCCTCAGGAGCCGGCGGCCTTCGCCCGGCCACCGGCTCGGGCGATCACGGACCGGTACGAGGAACGGGCGCCGTCGCGTGCCCGTCGCTCGGGCTTCTCGCCGTTCCTCATCCCGCTCGCGTCCACCACGGCCGCGGCCGCCCTCGTCGTCGCCGCGCTGTTCGGCATGCAGGCGGCCCGCACCCAGGACCAGCTAGCCCAGGAGCGCGCCCAGGCACGTGAGATCGCACACGTTCTCGCCGCGCCGGACGCCCGCGCGAGCGCCGGACGCGACGCGAACGGACAGGGCATGAGCGTCGTCGCGTCCGCCTCGCAGCGCACCGCTGTAGTGACCGCGGCCGGACTGGGTACACCTTCGAACGGAAGGGTTCACCAACTGTGGCTCATGCGACCGGAGGAGAAACCGCGATCCCTGGGGCTCCTGGACGGCGACACGCCCTTGATTGCCACCGGGCTGAACACGAACGCGACATCACTCGCTGTCACCGTCGAGCCGTCGGGCGGTTCAGCGCAGCCAACTACCGCACCGGTTGTCCAACTCGCCCTGGAATCAGTTGGATTCGGAGAGTAA
- a CDS encoding sigma-70 family RNA polymerase sigma factor, giving the protein MEADELLVLVAGGDQKAFEDLYGLVSGPVFGLVRRVVRDPAQSEEVAQEVLLELWRSAGRYDPGRGSALSWVLTLAHRRAVDRVRSARAAGERELRMARRSNGPAFDQVAEEVEAGLEREWVRRCLDRLTALQRQSVTLAYYDGYTYREVAERLSLPLGTVKTRMRDGLTRLRDCLGGVA; this is encoded by the coding sequence GTGGAGGCGGACGAACTTCTGGTGCTCGTGGCCGGAGGAGACCAGAAGGCCTTCGAGGATTTGTACGGTCTGGTGTCCGGGCCGGTGTTCGGGCTGGTGCGCCGCGTGGTGCGGGATCCGGCCCAGTCGGAGGAGGTGGCCCAGGAGGTGCTCCTCGAACTCTGGAGGTCCGCCGGACGCTACGACCCGGGCCGCGGCAGCGCACTGTCCTGGGTCCTCACCCTCGCGCACCGCCGGGCGGTCGACCGGGTCCGCAGTGCCCGCGCCGCCGGGGAGCGCGAACTGCGCATGGCCCGGCGCTCGAACGGCCCCGCCTTCGACCAGGTCGCCGAGGAGGTCGAGGCCGGCCTCGAACGAGAATGGGTGCGCCGCTGCCTGGACCGGCTCACCGCCCTGCAACGACAGTCCGTCACCCTCGCCTACTACGACGGCTACACGTACCGTGAAGTGGCCGAACGGCTCTCCCTGCCGCTCGGCACGGTCAAGACGCGCATGCGCGACGGACTCACGCGGTTGCGCGACTGCCTGGGAGGTGTCGCATGA